The Rattus rattus isolate New Zealand chromosome 1, Rrattus_CSIRO_v1, whole genome shotgun sequence genome includes a region encoding these proteins:
- the Mdm2 gene encoding E3 ubiquitin-protein ligase Mdm2, with protein sequence MCNTNMSVSTEGAAGTSQIPASEQETLVRPKPLLLKLLKSVGAQKDIYTMKEIIFYIGQYIMTKRLYDEKQQHIVYCSNDLLGDVFGVPSFSVKEHRKIYAMIYRNLVVVSQQDSGTSPSESRCQPEGGSDLKDPVQASQEEKPSSSDVVSRPSTSSRRRAISETEENTDELPGERQRKRHRALSFDESLGLCVLREICCERSSSSEATDTPSHQDLDDGVSDHSADCLDQDSVSDQFSVEFEVESLDSEDYSLSDEGHELSDEDDEVYRVTVYQAGESDADSFEGDPEISLADYWKCTSCNEMNPPLPSHCNRCWTLRENWLPDDKGKDKVEISEKAKLESSDQAEEGLDVPDGKKVTEDDAKESSAEDSEEKVAQMLLSQESDDYSQPSTSSSIVYSSQESGKELKEDTQDKEESMESSFSLNAIEPCVICQGRPKNGCIVHGKTGHLMSCFTCAKKLKKRNKPCPVCRQPIQMIVLTYFN encoded by the exons ATGTGCAATACCAACATGTCTGTGTCTACCGAGGGTGCTGCAGGCACCTCACAGATTCCAGCGTCGGAACAAGAGACTCTG gtTAGACCAAAACCATTGCTTTTGAAGTTGTTAAAGTCTGTTGGAGCACAAaaagatatttacactatgaaaGAG attatattttatattggacAGTATATTATGACTAAAAGATTATATGATGAGAAGCAGCAGCACATTGTGTATTGCTCAAATGATCTCCTAGGAGATGTGTTCGGAGTCCCAAGTTTCTCTGTGAAGGAGCACAG GAAAATATATGCAATGATCTACAGAAACTTAGTGGTCGTAAGTCAGCAAG ACTCTGGAACATCGCCGAGTGAGAGCAGATGTCAGCCTGAAGGTGGGAGTGACCTGAAG gACCCCGTGCAAGCATCACAAGAAGAGAAACCTTCATCTTCTGATGTAGTTTCTAGACCATCTACCTCATCTAGAAGGAGAGCAATTAGTGAAACAG AAGAGAACACAGATGAACTACCTGGGGAACGACAGAGGAAGCGCCACAGAGccctgtcctttgatgagagccTGGGTCTGTGTGTGCTCAGGGAGATATGCTGtgaaagaagcagcagcagcgagGCCACAGACACCCCCTCACATCAG GATCTTGATGATGGCGTAAGTGACCATTCTGCTGATTGCCTGGATCAGGATTCAGTTTCTGATCAATTCAGTGTAGAATTTGAAGTTGAGTCTCTTGACTCAGAAGATTACAGCCTGAGTGACGAAGGGCATGAGCTCTCAGATGAGGATGATGAG GTCTATCGGGTCACAGTCTATCAGGCAGGAGAAAGCGATGCAGACTCTTTTGAGGGAGATCCTGAAATTTCCTTAGCT GACTATTGGAAATGCACCTCGTGCAATGAAATGAATCCTCCCCTTCCATCACACTGCAACAGATGTTGGACCCTTCGTGAGAACTGGCTTCCAGACGATAAAGGGAAAgataaagtggaaatttctgaaaAAGCCAAACTGGAAAGCTCAGATCAGGCAGAAGAAGGCTTAGATGTGCCTGATGGCAAAAAAGTGACAGAGGATGACGCTAAGGAGTCATCTGCTGAGGATAGTGAGGAAAAAGTGGCCCAGATGCTCCTGTCACAGGAGAGTGACGACTATTCCCAGCCGTCGACTTCCAGTAGCATTGTTTACAGCAGCCAAGAAAGTGGCAAAGAGTTGAAGGAGGACACACAAGACAAAGAGGAAAGTATGGAATCCAGCTTCTCTCTGAACGCCATCGAGCCATGTGTGATTTGCCAGGGGCGGCCTAAAAATGGTTGCATTGTTCACGGCAAAACCGGACACCTGATGTCATGTTTTACGTGTGCAAAGAAGCTAAAGAAGAGGAATAAGCCCTGCCCCGTGTGCAGACAGCCGATCCAAATGATTGTGCTCACGTACTTCAACTAG